Genomic DNA from Octopus bimaculoides isolate UCB-OBI-ISO-001 chromosome 3, ASM119413v2, whole genome shotgun sequence:
aaagcaatgaaaatattttggcaaattaaatttaaatgttgaagtgaatctaacggtttttgtgtgtttcttaaatggcttataaacatctccCACACTGCatttgttttcgttccagcacacgatttcagatcaggtcacttgttatgcaagtacatctctgtaaagaaaatgttattttttattattatcctttttatcccttttcattattattatttttaaactctTTATTCTGTTTCCTCCCtatacaaacaacataaaatacatacattctttgCACAATGTAAAGAGGTATGACTTAATGCTAGTTTGATGAAGTGCCACTACATGCAATGTAGTTTGAATGGAGTGgtacagaaacaactgtaagaaatATCAAACTTGTACTATATTTGCTCTCCATCTCCTTATATGGTACATTTCATAATGCTTATATACCGCTTTTACCAGTAAAGCACTTGGAGTTTGTACATCAGTGGATTTCCAATTTTTCTCAGTTATTGTATAAGAGTGTAGATAGCCAAGAGCTCATATAGAGTGCTGTATTGGAAatacactgatttttttttaccctaccaggatctatactatatacatataaattacacacatagatacacatgaaaTTGATAATTCATTCTGATGTTGTTAAGACTTTTTTGCAATATGCAATCTTTCTGGCAACGAAATGATCACACAAAGAGACACTCAGAATAATGATGGAGTGAATAATCAGCTTCAAAACTTTATATACATGaggtgaaaatatttcaaatgtatacTTGCATGGTGTGGAACAAATATACTGCATATATTTGTTTCACACCATGCTTTTACATGcatgtcaactttgtttttctgctcttaaaaggtTAATAAGTTTCTGGGTTTTACCtcttaaaataagtgccagaggTCAATACAACTACAACCTtttgaaggtgatgccccagcatggctgcaatccaatgattgaatccaataaaagagtatatgcattaAGCAATTACATAGTTCAATGTCTACAGACTCTGTACTTAGACACATCACTAGTATTGAATCCTGGAGCTACTGGATGTTTTGGGTCTTACAACATATGGTGCTCTACTAACCCCATAACTCACCTCTCTTCAATTAGAACTAAGTAGATACTTTCTCAGCAACCTCTAAGTTGTTCTAGATGGTTCTTCTTCTGCTCATTCCTGTAATGCCCAATGTTTGATCTGCAAATCATTGATTGCCCACCTTCTGGAACTCAGCTCTCTTCCTCTCCCAATATACAGTTAACTCCACTAGGATGAGCTAACTTGTTGCTTCAGAAACCAAAATATCTGGTATCAACACATTCTCAGTCATATTTGATGTAAATTTTAGCTCATTCTCTAGCTCAACTTTCATCACGCAGTCATGTGCTGTAGAAATCAAGCTATCAGAGATATCCTTGGTTCATTTTTCAGCCATGCTCCCTTTCTTTAACGTAGTGTGGACATTTCTGCTGTCACTTGATCCTCTTGCTGAACATCACTTGAGAATCTAAATGTGAAGGCAGTCACAGTGTCCTTCATTTAGTGCCTCAGAACAGCTGCTTTGAATGTGTTCGGGAGGGCGGGGGCTCTcttagaacaggggttttcaaactgtggcccgcggaccacagggggtccgcaaggacaagacgggatccgtagacagcaaatagtttttatgggcaatttgattttatatatgttttttaatcgaaatcttttgacaataaacctattcgttaaatactgttaaataaataaatgtaaaaatgttattttaagcaaatatttatgtataaatttcataagcgtttataagggggtccctaaggtaaaacctgaaatataaaggggtccgcaagtcaaaaagtttgaaaacccttgtCTTAGAACACAAGTGTCATGCAGGtgttttcatttctgtcttaTGTAAACAGGTTGGATGGTCTGGGAAGGACATCATAAACCCTCTGTAGGTTCTACTTTTACATCCACCAGGTGACATTCTGCTCTATCGTCTACTGCCACTTCATTCAGACACATTTTCTGCCTTGCCCCCATTCTTTCTCCAATGATTCTCACACATCTTCAAGTACCAACTTCCCCTCTCCTTCCAATTAGTTGTGTCATATCGAGTTGATGCACCTCTGGGTCCAGATTACTATATAAAGTTCTACAAATAgtcttgaaagaaaaatttaccatatatgatttgatatataaatctttattgaatagaatataagaaatagaattaGTTATTTTACAATAACTAGTTTACAatactattgggttggtgcataattattgcggctttttttcaacaaaaacaataacatggaacaaaaacatctttaaatgattattctggagcatattcactaTCTACTTCAATTTAAAgatattgttaaatattgttattgtttttgttgaataaaatttgtagaaaacaaaaaaaaaagccgcaataattatgcaccaacctagtagcataacaaaagagaaagtaaacaaTTGCAGTAAGAAAGCGGAGTGTAGTTTAGAGTTATTCCCCTTCAGTCTTCCTGCtaggtggcagtagtggtgactAATATAAATTGCACCTCAAGCCTCGTTTCGGTCTTTCTGACTAAAGATGCCGAAGCAGAAGTTTGAGAGGAAGAAGTCTTCTATGAATGATGTTATTACTAAGGAATGTACCATTCATCTACACAAGAAAGTCTATGGCGTGAAGCTGAAGAAAAAGGCACCAAAAGCCATAAAAAAGATCAAGTTGTTCGCCGAAAAGATGATGCGAACCAGGGACGTTCGTATTGACACAAAGCTGAACAAACACATTTGGTCTAAAGGTATCCGACATGTACCTTTCCGCGTTCGTGTTAAGCTTTCTCGCCGACGTAATGAAGATGAAGATTCACCACACAAACTCTACACACTTGTCTCTCATGTTCCATGTGCTACTTTCAAAAATCTTCAGACAATGAATGTAGATAATGAATGAAGAACTTTTTTCTCCATCCGTGTTAACGAACACGTGGCTCTCAATTCCCCCGATTGGCCTTATTAACCAATTTGGCTTCGTTTAACAACACAAGGGAAAAAGACACACCTGTGAAAAATGACTGTTTagactttaattttttttttctaattattctaATCAGAAATTGTTCATTTTCACGCAATGCGTGTCAAGAATAAAGGAGTGTATTGGAGGtataattttctttactttaattTTGTGTTCGCTGTTCATGAAAATATCCTGTTTCTACCATCATTATTTACGTTGTCATTTATATCCATTGAACACGTAATATGTCTGATTTATTCGATATTCTTATTTGATTTCCATTTAAAAATCCTATTTCACTTATCGGTTAACATTCTGAATTTCGTTCCGACAATATGGATGCCATTTTTATTCTGAAGCGAGGCTCGCATGGCGGTCAATAGCTTTCAATCACTTAGAGCCAAAATTGCAATACTGCCGTTACGTTCTTACCTAATTAAAAGGTTTACTGTAAAAGAATAGTGTGTCCCCATAGACACTAAACAGGGTTACGTTTACCCTGTGGATCCATATAAAAACGGGGGGgggggatcgaaattttgaaattgagatttttgaaaaatttttttttcagaatcggaatctccatagcctaaaacgtgggattctgtaaaaaaaaaaaggggaggaagggTTCAGatttacatatagtccatctggaccgacggtattccctaaccctaacaccctaacgaagatcgtgcgggtgttaatctgaaaaattacccacaatCCATGTCTTGTATTAAATTCTGAAttctttaatgtattttattactatttataatatacatagcaTATTGATTGGTAATGAAGTGATACGAACGAGTTAGGTTGGCTCGTGCAATTTAATGGCGTACACGTGGTTCGTTTTCATAGTAATAAATGTAATACCTAGAGTTTTATGACTTGCGATGATGCAAATTGTAAAGCCATATCGGTTATGCAGGCGATAAAGTAGTTCATGTTCGACTGGGTTCTCAGATTAGTGACCAGTGATTTAGCTTTATAATCTATTCCCCCGAACATTCAGTTTGATTACTCTAAAAACCATCCCAATCTTCATTTGTTTGTGCACTATATATCTTAGTCGAAAAGGTGGGGGTGCGGTCCATGCCCTTTACCTTCGGATAGCTCGCTCAGGGGGTGTTTCGGAATAAtt
This window encodes:
- the LOC106882665 gene encoding 60S ribosomal protein L31 — encoded protein: MPKQKFERKKSSMNDVITKECTIHLHKKVYGVKLKKKAPKAIKKIKLFAEKMMRTRDVRIDTKLNKHIWSKGIRHVPFRVRVKLSRRRNEDEDSPHKLYTLVSHVPCATFKNLQTMNVDNE